From Betaproteobacteria bacterium, a single genomic window includes:
- a CDS encoding DNA polymerase III subunit chi, whose protein sequence is MTRIDFYINADSRLSTLATLSNKALRQGARLFVLTDGQESTEKVDRYLWTQPATGFLPHCRAASKRASVTPIIVDHVAEPVVHEQVLVNFSADCSHVFSRFERLIEIVGLDEDDKLAARARFRFYRDRGYEIRTHDLAKSVQT, encoded by the coding sequence ATGACGCGGATCGATTTCTACATTAACGCGGACAGCCGTCTCTCCACGCTTGCCACGCTAAGCAACAAAGCTTTGCGCCAAGGCGCGCGGCTCTTTGTGCTGACAGACGGCCAAGAAAGCACGGAGAAAGTGGACCGTTATCTATGGACGCAACCAGCCACCGGTTTCTTGCCCCATTGCAGGGCGGCCAGCAAGCGCGCGAGCGTCACGCCCATCATCGTCGATCACGTTGCCGAGCCGGTGGTGCATGAGCAAGTGCTGGTAAATTTCAGCGCCGACTGCTCCCACGTCTTTAGCCGCTTCGAGCGCCTCATCGAAATCGTGGGCCTCGATGAAGACGACAAGCTGGCGGCGCGCGCGCGCTTTCGCTTCTATCGCGATCGTGGTTATGAAATTCGCACGCACGATCTCGCCAAGAGCGTACAAACGTAG